A genomic segment from Salvia splendens isolate huo1 chromosome 13, SspV2, whole genome shotgun sequence encodes:
- the LOC121761196 gene encoding uncharacterized protein LOC121761196, producing MRPTPSPSCSSPSSCGGRGWRITSPACLSRILRRILCFSNLPLCSFDHFRADERESPGKTSASGSTPGVVARLMGLDSPVPRAGPVHEEIAANKLKTPVRRLRGLPPYQELEDDKFFILSFEKRRQRKSKKRESLEGKNKENENPEKSKRKMGKKYAVSLENEGDSENSSPNSVLEFLGYSADQESVSSGEISRLANSKTRRPLSEELESCGESNGKLSNDRVEREEENMVRRSYSNYYANFGGIGKLAAMEIVRTSWLHDGLLTNKHCVLKIGRDVASSILDHLLEELLTNIPKF from the exons ATGAGGCCTACGCCTTCCCCTTCGTGTTCGTCTCCTTCGTCGTGTGGAGGCCGGGGCTGGAGAATCACGTCCCCCGCCTGCTTGTCAAGAATCCTGAGACGCATTCTCTGCTTCAGCAACCTCCCCTTGTGCTCTTTTGATCATTTCCGAGCAGACGAGAGGGAGAGCCCGGGGAAGACCAGTGCCTCGGGCTCTACTCCAGGAGTAGTGGCCCGACTCATGGGACTGGACTCACCAGTCCCACGAGCAGGGCCAGTTCATGAGGAGATCGCGGCTAACAAGCTGAAGACACCGGTGAGGCGGCTGCGCGGCCTCCCTCCGTATCAAGAGCTCGAAGACGACAAATTCTTCATTCTAAGCTTTGAAAAGAGGCGCCAAAGGAAGtcgaaaaaaagagagagtttaGAGGGGAAGAACAAAGAGAATGAGAATCCAGAAAAATCAAAGagaaaaatgggcaaaaaaTATGCAGTTTCGTTAGAAAATGAAGGTGATTCAGAAAATTCGAGCCCAAATTCTGTTCTTGAATTTTTGGGGTATTCAGCTGATCAAGAATCTGTTTCTTCAG GGGAAATTTCAAGATTGGCGAATTCGAAGACGAGGAGGCCGTTGTCGGAGGAGCTGGAGAGCTGCGGAGAGTCCAACGGGAAGCTCTCGAATGACAGAGTCGAGCGAGAAGAGGAAAACATGGTTAGGAGATCCTACTCCAATTATTATGCAAACTTTGGTGGAATTGGAAAATTGGCTGCAATGGAGATTGTGAGAACAAGTTGGTTGCATGATGGATTACTCACAAATAAGCATTGTGTATTGAAGATTGGTAGAGATGTTGCATCAAGTATATTAGATCATCTACTAGAAGAGCTTCTTACTAACATACCAAAATTTTGA
- the LOC121762807 gene encoding acyl-lipid omega-3 desaturase (cytochrome b5), endoplasmic reticulum-like isoform X1 has translation MAVSSGADAEHHGQYEHLGKRAADKFDPAAPPPFKIADIRAAIPPHCWVKDPFRSLSYVAWDVFVVAALFAAAAYFDSWIFWPIYWAAQGTMFWALFVLGHDCGHGSFSDNTTLNNVVGHVLHSSILVPYHGWRISHRTHHQNHGHVENDESWVPLTENLYKQLDFSTKFLRYKIPFPMFAYPLYLWYRSPGKSGSHFNPYSSLFKPNERDLVITSTICWAAMLASLLYASTIVGPTMFFNLYGVPYLIFVVWLDTVTYLHHHGYDKKLPWYRSKEWSYLRGGLTTVDQDYGIFNKIHHDIGTHVVHHLFPQIPHYHLVEATREAKRVLGDYYREPRKSGAVPFHLVPTLLKSLSRDHYVSDNGDIVYYQTDGELFSSKEI, from the exons ATGGCCGTTTCTTCCGGTGCCGACGCTGAGCACCACGGCCAATACGAGCACCTCGGAAAGCGCGCCGCCGACAAATTCGACCCGGCCGCGCCTCCTCCGTTCAAGATCGCCGACATCCGCGCCGCCATCCCGCCGCATTGCTGGGTCAAGGACCCCTTCCGCTCCCTCAGCTACGTCGCCTGGGATGTTTTCGTCGTCGCCGCGCtcttcgccgccgccgcctatTTCGATAGCTGGATCTTCTGGCCCATCTACTGGGCGGCCCAGGGCACCATGTTTTGGGCCTTGTTCGTCCTCGGCCACGATTG TGGACACGGGAGTTTTTCGGACAACACCACGCTGAATAACGTGGTGGGACATGTACTACATTCCTCAATTCTTGTACCTTATCATGGATG GCGAATTAGCCATAGAACACACCACCAGAATCATGGTCACGTGGAGAACGACGAGTCATGGGTTCCG CTGACTGAGAATTTATACAAGCAGCTGGATTTCTCAACAAAATTCTTGAGATACAAAATCCCATTCCCCATGTTTGCCTACCCTCTATACTTG TGGTATAGAAGCCCCGGAAAAAGTGGATCTCACTTCAACCCATATAGCAGTTTGTTCAAACCCAATGAGAGAGATTTGGTGATCACTTCCACCATTTGTTGGGCTGCAATGCTTGCTTCTCTCCTCTATGCTTCCACCATTGTTGGCCCAACCATGTTCTTCAACCTCTACGGCGTTCCTTATTTG ATATTCGTTGTGTGGCTGGACACGGTTACATATCTGCATCACCATGGTTACGACAAGAAACTCCCTTGGTACCGCAGCAag GAATGGAGTTATTTACGTGGAGGATTGACGACAGTAGATCAAGACTATGGAATATTCAACAAAATTCACCACGATATTGGCACCCATGTTGTTCACCACCTCTTCCCTCAGATCCCACATTACCATTTAGTGGAGGCG ACGAGGGAGGCGAAAAGGGTGCTCGGAGATTACTACAGAGAGCCCAGAAAATCTGGAGCAGTTCCGTTTCACTTGGTTCCGACGTTGTTGAAAAGTCTAAGTAGAGATCATTATGTGAGTGACAATGGAGACATAGTTTACTATCAAACAGATGGAGAACTATTTTCTTCTAAAGAGATTTAG
- the LOC121762807 gene encoding acyl-lipid omega-3 desaturase (cytochrome b5), endoplasmic reticulum-like isoform X2: MAVSSGADAEHHGQYEHLGKRAADKFDPAAPPPFKIADIRAAIPPHCWVKDPFRSLSYVAWDVFVVAALFAAAAYFDSWIFWPIYWAAQGTMFWALFVLGHDCGHGSFSDNTTLNNVVGHVLHSSILVPYHGWRISHRTHHQNHGHVENDESWVPLTENLYKQLDFSTKFLRYKIPFPMFAYPLYLWYRSPGKSGSHFNPYSSLFKPNERDLVITSTICWAAMLASLLYASTIVGPTMFFNLYGVPYLVDIRCVAGHGYISASPWLRQETPLVPQQGMELFTWRIDDSRSRLWNIQQNSPRYWHPCCSPPLPSDPTLPFSGGDEGGEKGARRLLQRAQKIWSSSVSLGSDVVEKSK; this comes from the exons ATGGCCGTTTCTTCCGGTGCCGACGCTGAGCACCACGGCCAATACGAGCACCTCGGAAAGCGCGCCGCCGACAAATTCGACCCGGCCGCGCCTCCTCCGTTCAAGATCGCCGACATCCGCGCCGCCATCCCGCCGCATTGCTGGGTCAAGGACCCCTTCCGCTCCCTCAGCTACGTCGCCTGGGATGTTTTCGTCGTCGCCGCGCtcttcgccgccgccgcctatTTCGATAGCTGGATCTTCTGGCCCATCTACTGGGCGGCCCAGGGCACCATGTTTTGGGCCTTGTTCGTCCTCGGCCACGATTG TGGACACGGGAGTTTTTCGGACAACACCACGCTGAATAACGTGGTGGGACATGTACTACATTCCTCAATTCTTGTACCTTATCATGGATG GCGAATTAGCCATAGAACACACCACCAGAATCATGGTCACGTGGAGAACGACGAGTCATGGGTTCCG CTGACTGAGAATTTATACAAGCAGCTGGATTTCTCAACAAAATTCTTGAGATACAAAATCCCATTCCCCATGTTTGCCTACCCTCTATACTTG TGGTATAGAAGCCCCGGAAAAAGTGGATCTCACTTCAACCCATATAGCAGTTTGTTCAAACCCAATGAGAGAGATTTGGTGATCACTTCCACCATTTGTTGGGCTGCAATGCTTGCTTCTCTCCTCTATGCTTCCACCATTGTTGGCCCAACCATGTTCTTCAACCTCTACGGCGTTCCTTATTTGGTTG ATATTCGTTGTGTGGCTGGACACGGTTACATATCTGCATCACCATGGTTACGACAAGAAACTCCCTTGGTACCGCAGCAag GAATGGAGTTATTTACGTGGAGGATTGACGACAGTAGATCAAGACTATGGAATATTCAACAAAATTCACCACGATATTGGCACCCATGTTGTTCACCACCTCTTCCCTCAGATCCCACATTACCATTTAGTGGAGGCG ACGAGGGAGGCGAAAAGGGTGCTCGGAGATTACTACAGAGAGCCCAGAAAATCTGGAGCAGTTCCGTTTCACTTGGTTCCGACGTTGTTGAAAAGTCTAAGTAG